The following coding sequences are from one Beggiatoa alba B18LD window:
- a CDS encoding acetyl-CoA C-acyltransferase → MTQQDPIVIVAYARTAMGGFQGIFNNVRSSELGGTAIKAAVARANLNPEDIQEVFMGCVLPAGLGQAPARQAALLAGLPVQTGCTTVNKVCGSGMKATMLAHDLLLAGSQDIIVAGGMESMSNAPYLLPKARGGYRLGHGQIIDHMFFDGLEDAYFDKGRLMGTFAEDCATQYQFTREDQDRFAIESLQRAQKAIAEGWFKQEITPYVLTDKTGEVLLQEDEQPNKARIDKIPQLKPAFKKDGTVTPANSSSISDGAAALVLMRRSQAEKRGLKPLAVIHGHTTHAQAPHLFTTAPIGAINHLLAKIGWTTTDVDLYEINEAFAVVTMAAMQTLKLPAEKVNIHGGACALGHPIGASGARILVTLLAALEQYGLKKGVASLCIGGGEATAMAVERL, encoded by the coding sequence ATGACCCAACAAGACCCCATCGTCATTGTCGCCTATGCCCGCACCGCTATGGGCGGATTTCAAGGCATCTTCAACAATGTTCGCTCGTCCGAACTCGGCGGGACAGCCATTAAAGCCGCTGTTGCCCGCGCAAACTTAAACCCCGAAGACATACAAGAAGTGTTTATGGGTTGCGTTCTCCCCGCAGGTTTAGGACAAGCCCCCGCCCGTCAAGCCGCCCTACTCGCAGGATTACCCGTACAAACAGGATGCACAACCGTTAATAAAGTCTGCGGTTCAGGCATGAAAGCCACCATGCTCGCCCACGACCTACTGCTAGCAGGCTCACAAGACATCATCGTCGCAGGCGGGATGGAAAGCATGAGCAACGCCCCGTATTTACTGCCTAAAGCACGCGGTGGCTATCGCTTAGGACATGGACAAATCATCGACCATATGTTTTTTGACGGCTTAGAAGATGCCTATTTTGACAAAGGGCGACTAATGGGCACATTTGCCGAAGACTGCGCCACACAATACCAATTCACCCGCGAAGACCAAGACCGTTTTGCCATTGAATCACTACAACGCGCACAAAAAGCCATTGCCGAAGGCTGGTTTAAACAAGAAATAACTCCCTACGTCCTAACCGACAAAACAGGCGAAGTGCTACTGCAAGAAGACGAACAACCCAACAAAGCCCGTATTGATAAAATTCCCCAATTAAAACCTGCTTTTAAAAAAGACGGTACAGTTACGCCCGCCAATTCCAGCTCGATTTCTGACGGTGCGGCGGCATTAGTCCTGATGCGACGTTCTCAAGCAGAAAAACGGGGCTTAAAACCACTCGCCGTGATTCATGGACACACAACACACGCCCAAGCCCCGCATTTATTCACAACCGCGCCAATAGGGGCAATCAATCACCTGTTAGCAAAAATAGGTTGGACGACAACCGACGTTGATTTATATGAAATTAATGAAGCGTTTGCCGTTGTAACGATGGCAGCAATGCAGACGTTAAAATTGCCAGCGGAAAAAGTGAATATACACGGCGGAGCTTGCGCCTTAGGTCATCCAATTGGCGCATCAGGGGCGCGGATTTTGGTCACATTGTTAGCAGCATTAGAACAATACGGATTAAAAAAAGGCGTTGCATCCTTGTGTATCGGTGGCGGAGAAGCAACCGCGATGGCAGTGGAACGGCTGTAA
- a CDS encoding DUF4189 domain-containing protein, with protein sequence MQTITRITLLLASTISLTTTFISTAYAGDLYGAIAYSQAERVYGYSYNYNSRGEAETVALQNCLSRLSNDGSECSVELWFKNSYGALAQGDDGFGTGYGQYKQEAQLQALEKCQQYTTNCDIIETIGTD encoded by the coding sequence ATGCAAACCATAACCCGCATCACCCTATTACTAGCAAGTACAATTAGCCTAACAACCACCTTTATATCAACAGCTTATGCAGGAGATTTATACGGCGCAATCGCCTATTCTCAAGCAGAACGAGTCTATGGATACTCCTACAACTACAACAGTCGGGGCGAAGCAGAAACCGTTGCACTACAAAACTGCCTTTCTCGTCTAAGCAACGATGGCAGTGAATGCAGCGTCGAACTGTGGTTTAAAAACAGCTATGGCGCGTTAGCCCAAGGCGATGATGGCTTTGGCACAGGTTACGGACAATACAAACAAGAAGCCCAACTCCAAGCCCTAGAAAAATGCCAACAATACACAACCAACTGCGACATTATTGAAACCATTGGCACTGATTAA
- a CDS encoding phosphoglycolate phosphatase, whose translation MMQRPALVLCDLDGTLVDSMPDLANAIDAMMAELELPLCGEEKVRHWVGNGAERLVKRALTDDFHAEPDAELFDKAFPLFVAAYAQNNGEFSRLYDGVLEGLIWLQQQDFHLGCVTNKPEQFTIPLLEQLDIKDFFPLIISGDTLPAKKPDPLPLLHAAKYFNVLPTDSLFIGDSINDVTAARAAGFKVLCVSYGYNHGQDIRMANPDKIVDSLTELPHCLSV comes from the coding sequence ATGATGCAACGACCCGCACTCGTTTTATGCGACTTAGACGGCACACTGGTTGACAGTATGCCCGACCTCGCTAACGCCATTGATGCCATGATGGCAGAACTAGAACTCCCCCTCTGTGGTGAAGAAAAAGTCCGCCATTGGGTAGGCAATGGCGCAGAACGCCTTGTTAAACGCGCCCTAACTGACGACTTTCACGCCGAACCCGATGCCGAATTATTCGACAAAGCTTTTCCCCTCTTTGTCGCTGCTTATGCACAAAATAATGGCGAATTCAGCCGTTTATACGACGGCGTTCTTGAAGGACTAATCTGGCTACAACAACAAGACTTTCATCTTGGCTGTGTCACCAACAAACCCGAACAATTCACCATCCCCTTACTAGAACAACTCGACATTAAAGACTTTTTCCCGCTTATCATCAGTGGCGACACCCTACCCGCCAAAAAACCCGACCCCTTACCCCTACTACATGCGGCTAAATACTTCAATGTATTACCAACCGACAGCCTATTTATTGGCGACTCAATCAACGACGTAACCGCCGCCCGCGCAGCAGGATTTAAAGTGCTCTGTGTCAGCTATGGCTACAACCATGGGCAAGATATTCGCATGGCAAATCCTGACAAAATTGTAGATTCACTCACAGAACTGCCTCACTGCTTAAGTGTTTAA
- the rpe gene encoding ribulose-phosphate 3-epimerase, translating into MSDYFIAPSILSADFARLGEEVKNVLSAGADIVHFDVMDNHYVPNLTIGPLVCEALRKHGITAPIDVHLMVKPVDRIIPDFAKAGATYITFHPEASEHIDRSLQLIRDCGCKSGLVFNPATPLDYLRYVLDKVDMILLMSVNPGFGGQSFIPSTLNKLREARKIIDDSGLPIRLEVDGGVKIDNIRQIAEAGADTFVAGSAIFNTPDYNATLAKFRAELAQVKK; encoded by the coding sequence ATGTCAGATTATTTTATTGCACCCTCTATTTTATCCGCTGACTTTGCACGTTTAGGGGAAGAAGTTAAAAACGTCTTAAGCGCAGGTGCAGACATTGTTCACTTTGACGTAATGGACAATCATTATGTTCCCAACCTCACGATAGGCCCGCTTGTTTGCGAAGCATTGCGAAAACATGGGATTACTGCCCCCATCGATGTTCATCTGATGGTTAAACCCGTTGACCGCATCATTCCCGACTTTGCCAAAGCAGGCGCGACCTATATCACTTTTCACCCCGAAGCCAGCGAACATATCGACCGCTCGTTACAACTTATCCGCGATTGTGGCTGTAAATCGGGTTTAGTCTTCAATCCTGCCACCCCTTTAGACTACTTACGCTATGTCCTCGATAAAGTTGACATGATACTACTCATGTCCGTTAACCCTGGATTTGGTGGACAATCCTTTATCCCCAGTACCCTTAACAAACTACGTGAAGCTAGAAAAATCATTGATGACAGTGGATTACCCATCCGTTTAGAAGTTGACGGCGGGGTAAAAATAGACAACATTCGCCAAATTGCGGAAGCAGGGGCAGACACCTTTGTCGCGGGTTCAGCCATTTTTAACACCCCCGACTACAACGCCACCCTTGCCAAATTCCGCGCCGAACTCGCACAGGTGAAAAAATGA
- the glf gene encoding UDP-galactopyranose mutase yields the protein MQVDWLIVGAGFTGAVLAERIASQLKQKVLIVEQRDHVGGNAYDYYDEQGVLVHQYGPHIFHTNAKHVWDYLGQFTQWRSYYHHVLGVVDGKQVPVPFNLNSLYALFPPHYAAKLEQALLNEYGFNVKVPILKIRESANNPDLKFLADYIYQNVFHHYTLKQWNLTPEELAPSVTARVPIYISRDDRYFQDTYQGLPKHGYTNLFRNLLNHPNIKVLLNTNQAEIEGEVKYKRLIYTGAIDDYFQHIHGELPYRSLRFNFIHHPDEHYQTVGTVNYPNEYHYTRVTEFKHLTGQRCFGTTYIEEYPQAYIRGENIPYYPIPKDEYRQLYKKYEEEAQKLNGKVLFAGRLADYQYYNMDQAVARALSLFEKNICTA from the coding sequence ATGCAAGTTGATTGGTTAATTGTAGGTGCAGGCTTTACAGGTGCAGTTTTAGCAGAACGCATTGCAAGTCAGCTAAAACAAAAAGTGTTAATTGTTGAACAACGTGATCACGTTGGCGGTAATGCTTATGACTATTACGATGAACAAGGCGTATTAGTGCACCAATATGGACCACATATTTTTCATACCAATGCAAAACATGTATGGGACTATCTCGGACAATTTACCCAATGGCGGAGTTATTATCATCATGTGCTTGGCGTGGTTGATGGCAAACAAGTCCCTGTTCCTTTTAATTTAAACTCTCTTTACGCGCTTTTTCCGCCCCACTACGCGGCAAAGTTAGAACAAGCCTTACTAAATGAATACGGCTTTAACGTCAAAGTGCCTATTTTAAAAATTCGAGAATCGGCAAATAATCCTGACTTAAAATTTTTAGCTGACTACATTTATCAAAACGTCTTCCACCACTACACCTTAAAACAGTGGAATCTTACCCCCGAAGAACTTGCGCCTTCCGTCACTGCCCGCGTGCCAATTTATATCAGCCGTGATGACCGCTATTTTCAAGATACGTATCAAGGGCTACCAAAACATGGTTATACAAATCTATTCCGTAACTTGCTAAACCATCCTAATATCAAAGTTTTATTAAACACCAATCAAGCAGAAATTGAAGGCGAAGTAAAATACAAACGCCTAATCTATACAGGTGCGATAGATGACTATTTCCAACACATCCACGGCGAACTGCCCTACCGTAGCTTACGGTTTAACTTTATTCATCATCCTGATGAACACTATCAAACGGTTGGAACAGTCAATTACCCCAATGAATACCACTACACCCGCGTGACCGAATTTAAACACCTGACAGGGCAACGCTGTTTCGGCACAACTTATATAGAAGAATATCCACAAGCCTATATACGGGGCGAAAATATTCCCTACTACCCAATCCCTAAAGACGAATATCGCCAACTTTATAAAAAATATGAAGAAGAAGCGCAAAAGCTTAACGGCAAAGTGCTTTTTGCGGGACGTTTAGCCGATTATCAATACTACAACATGGATCAAGCAGTTGCCCGCGCACTCAGCCTGTTTGAAAAAAACATTTGTACCGCCTAA
- a CDS encoding KAP family P-loop domain protein translates to MMENDLNFYIKEYLNSYIESDNPQFAVMLNGKWGSGKTWFIEKYIEEKKKEENKTNKYLYVSLYGISKISEISDIFFKELHPLLASKTAKFGGAIFRGLIKTSIQLDISGDDKKDMSINSELPKIIEFLGDVKNYTLIFDDLERCKIQLDVVLGYINSLVEHQGCKAIIIANEEEIKAGADDKVQHAYKRIKEKLIGRSFTIEPILEDAINTFILEIKKEKLKDFFQNQAREVITEVFRQSKYDNLRLIKQSLWEFERLYGDIETTDNLFLENTSFLKKLLSIYLALSFEIKQGSLSMVFFENLEKVLIKELEEGRTLLEKKYPFISIYNLIFSARVWNVFFTKGFISKKDISETLEKQSEFSDSKTPAWVKLWHFYELTDEEFSIILEKVKNDLKNKTYTKPQVILHIYCIFLRLHKGGLYSQSSENEIVKEYKHYFSEVEITLKEISDYDEFSCDSWGGLGYCSRETKEFSEMFNYLKE, encoded by the coding sequence ATGATGGAAAATGACCTAAATTTTTATATAAAAGAATATTTAAATAGTTATATTGAATCAGATAACCCACAATTTGCTGTAATGCTTAATGGAAAATGGGGAAGTGGTAAAACATGGTTTATTGAAAAATATATTGAAGAAAAGAAAAAAGAAGAAAACAAAACAAATAAATATTTATACGTTAGTTTATACGGAATAAGTAAAATTTCTGAAATATCAGATATTTTTTTCAAAGAATTGCACCCGTTACTTGCATCAAAAACAGCAAAATTTGGAGGGGCTATTTTTCGGGGATTAATAAAGACTTCTATACAGCTTGATATTAGTGGCGATGACAAAAAAGATATGTCTATCAACTCAGAATTACCTAAAATTATTGAGTTTTTGGGCGATGTTAAAAACTATACGCTTATTTTTGATGATTTAGAACGGTGCAAAATTCAATTAGATGTTGTTTTAGGCTACATCAATAGCCTTGTTGAGCATCAAGGATGTAAAGCAATTATCATTGCAAATGAAGAAGAGATTAAGGCGGGGGCAGACGATAAAGTTCAACATGCTTATAAAAGAATAAAGGAAAAGTTAATCGGGCGTTCTTTTACCATAGAACCAATATTAGAAGATGCTATTAATACTTTTATATTAGAAATAAAAAAAGAAAAATTAAAAGATTTTTTTCAGAATCAAGCGAGAGAAGTTATTACAGAGGTATTTCGTCAATCAAAATACGATAATTTGAGATTGATTAAACAATCACTCTGGGAATTTGAACGATTATATGGAGATATTGAAACAACTGATAACCTCTTTTTAGAAAATACGTCCTTTCTAAAGAAATTATTATCTATCTATTTAGCACTCTCTTTTGAAATTAAACAAGGTTCTTTATCTATGGTCTTTTTTGAAAATTTAGAAAAGGTATTAATAAAAGAACTAGAGGAAGGAAGAACACTATTAGAAAAAAAATATCCATTTATATCTATTTATAATTTAATCTTTTCTGCAAGGGTTTGGAACGTATTTTTTACAAAAGGGTTTATTTCTAAAAAAGATATTTCTGAAACACTAGAGAAACAGAGTGAGTTTAGTGATTCTAAAACACCTGCATGGGTAAAATTATGGCATTTTTATGAGTTAACAGATGAGGAGTTTTCAATAATATTAGAGAAAGTTAAAAATGATTTAAAAAATAAAACTTACACAAAACCACAGGTAATTCTTCATATTTACTGTATTTTTTTAAGGCTACATAAAGGAGGTTTATACTCACAATCTTCAGAAAACGAGATTGTAAAGGAGTATAAGCATTATTTCTCTGAAGTAGAAATAACCCTTAAGGAAATCAGTGATTATGATGAATTTTCATGTGATAGTTGGGGGGGGCTTGGATATTGCTCAAGAGAAACTAAAGAGTTTTCAGAAATGTTTAATTATTTAAAAGAATAA
- a CDS encoding PIN domain-containing protein, translating into MSDKVFFDTNLLIYLYSVDEPEKQQLVIEQIQTTENRWISTQVLNELSNTLYKKFKLECDDISHVLTELVDTFQVAVVQPTTIMQALEMVKRYHYSYYDSLIIATALEKSCNALYSEDMQHQQVIEQTLIILNPFKLRF; encoded by the coding sequence ATGAGCGATAAGGTATTTTTTGATACTAATCTGTTAATTTATCTATATTCAGTAGATGAACCAGAAAAGCAACAATTAGTGATTGAGCAAATACAAACGACAGAAAATCGTTGGATTAGTACCCAAGTACTAAATGAACTAAGCAACACGCTTTATAAGAAATTTAAATTAGAATGTGATGATATTAGTCATGTGCTTACTGAATTAGTAGATACTTTTCAGGTCGCAGTTGTTCAACCAACAACTATTATGCAAGCATTAGAAATGGTTAAACGTTATCATTATTCCTATTATGACAGTTTGATCATTGCAACCGCTTTAGAAAAAAGTTGTAACGCGCTTTACTCTGAAGATATGCAACATCAGCAAGTTATAGAGCAAACCTTAATAATTTTAAACCCTTTTAAGTTGCGATTTTAG
- the aceF gene encoding dihydrolipoyllysine-residue acetyltransferase, protein MALKDILVPDIGDFKDVQVIEILVNIGDTIHKEQSLITLESDKATMEVPASDSGVVKELKIKLGDRVSEGSAVLIIETNTSAETPTATAEPAPAPIASQSDMPRPPVVSVPAVPDMPVARSGISDPRRPHALPATPDKPVTPVSVPDIDKSHASPSVRKFARELGVDLHKVQGSGRGGRILHEDIQAFVKGVINQPPTVIVQQTTAPATAPATGSGIPEIPAIDFSKFGEIETRPLSRIKKISGTALHRAWLNVPQVTQFDDADITNLEAFRKSLGAEGEKRGVKVTFLAFLIKACVNVLKTYPDFNASLDPSKENLILKHYYHIGVAVDTPNGLVVPVVKNADRKGLFEIAADLSELSKKARDGKLTPNEMQGATFTISSLGGIGGTAFTPIVNAPEVAILGVSKSAMKPVYQNGEFIARLMLPLSLSYDHRVIDGAAAARFTTTLCHLLADERNLLL, encoded by the coding sequence ATGGCACTTAAAGATATTCTAGTCCCCGATATCGGCGATTTTAAAGACGTACAAGTTATTGAAATACTCGTTAATATTGGCGATACCATCCACAAAGAACAATCCCTTATCACCCTAGAAAGCGACAAAGCGACGATGGAAGTCCCTGCTTCTGATAGCGGGGTTGTTAAAGAACTAAAAATCAAACTCGGCGACCGCGTCTCTGAAGGCTCTGCCGTCCTCATTATCGAAACCAATACAAGCGCAGAAACCCCCACCGCGACTGCAGAACCAGCTCCCGCCCCCATCGCCTCACAATCCGACATGCCCCGCCCGCCTGTCGTCAGCGTTCCCGCTGTTCCCGACATGCCCGTAGCACGCAGTGGCATCAGCGACCCCCGTCGCCCCCACGCCCTGCCCGCCACACCTGACAAACCCGTTACCCCCGTCAGCGTTCCCGACATTGACAAAAGTCACGCCAGCCCCTCCGTGCGCAAATTTGCCCGCGAACTCGGCGTTGATTTACACAAAGTACAAGGCAGTGGACGCGGTGGACGCATTCTGCACGAAGACATACAAGCCTTCGTCAAAGGCGTGATAAACCAACCACCAACCGTCATTGTGCAACAAACGACAGCCCCTGCAACTGCCCCCGCAACAGGCTCAGGCATCCCCGAAATCCCTGCGATTGACTTCAGCAAATTCGGCGAAATTGAAACCCGTCCACTCAGTCGTATCAAAAAAATTTCAGGGACAGCCCTACACCGCGCATGGCTCAACGTCCCACAAGTCACCCAATTTGACGATGCCGACATCACCAACTTAGAAGCCTTCCGTAAAAGCTTGGGTGCAGAAGGCGAAAAACGTGGGGTTAAAGTCACATTCCTTGCCTTCTTAATCAAGGCGTGCGTCAACGTGCTAAAAACCTACCCTGATTTCAATGCCTCCTTAGACCCCAGCAAAGAAAACCTAATACTCAAACACTACTATCACATTGGTGTAGCGGTTGATACGCCGAATGGTCTAGTTGTGCCCGTGGTGAAAAATGCAGATAGAAAGGGATTATTTGAAATTGCGGCAGATTTAAGCGAATTAAGCAAAAAAGCCCGTGATGGCAAACTCACCCCTAACGAAATGCAAGGCGCGACATTCACCATTTCCTCACTCGGTGGCATTGGTGGCACAGCATTCACACCGATTGTGAACGCGCCTGAAGTTGCAATTTTAGGCGTTTCCAAATCTGCCATGAAACCTGTTTATCAAAATGGCGAATTCATTGCCCGCTTAATGTTGCCCTTATCGTTATCGTATGACCATCGCGTCATAGACGGTGCAGCCGCCGCCCGCTTTACAACGACCTTATGTCATTTGTTAGCGGATGAAAGGAATTTGTTGCTGTAG
- the aceE gene encoding pyruvate dehydrogenase (acetyl-transferring), homodimeric type: MAEYHDIDPQETQEWLDALEAVLAREGSERTHFLLESLIEKARRSGTYLPFSANTAYVNTIPRHLEEHSPGDAALEWNIRSLIRWNALAMVVRANRKTTELGGHIASFASSATLYDVGFNHFFHAPSSQHGGDLVYIQGHTAPGVYARAFLEGRLTEENLEAFRQEITSEHGLSSYPHPWLMPDFWQFPTVSMGLSPLMAIYQARFMKYLHDRGLSNNEGRKVWAFMGDGEMDEPESLGAISLAGREKLDNLVFVVNCNLQRLDGPVRGNGKIIQELEADFRGSGWNVIKVIWGSYWDPLFAMDTDGLLVKLMEETVDGEYQNYKAKGGAYTREHFFGKYPKLKEMVANMSDDDIWRLNRGGHDPHKVYAAYAAATKHTGQPTVILAKTIKGYGMGGAGEAQNITHQQKKMGTEELKEFRDRFNIPIPDDKIADAPFYRPAEDSPEMQYLKARREALGGYLPARRRNATPLEVPELNAFESVLQGSGEREQSTTMAFVRLLTILTRDKNLGKYIVPIVPDESRTFGMEGMFRQLGIYSSEGQKYSPQDADQIMFYREDKQGQILQEGINEAGAFSSWIAAGTAYSNHGINMIPFYIFYSMFGFQRIGDLAWAAGDIQARGFLIGGTSGRTTLAGEGLQHQDGHSHLMAETIPNCVTYDPTYGYELAVIVQDGLRRMYKDQENIFYYITTLNENYPQPAMPANLDTTGILKGMYLLKESDVKKKGTKKVQLLGCGSILREVIAGAELLAQDFGIHADIWSVPSVTELRRDGLDVQRWNNLHPEQKPKQAYISQCLEGRAGPVVIATDYMKLFGDQLRPFISQPYYVLGTDGFGRSDRRTALRAFFEVDRYYVAITALKGLADMGDIPVSKVTEAIQKYGINPDKPNPTTV; encoded by the coding sequence ATGGCAGAGTACCACGACATAGACCCACAAGAAACACAAGAATGGTTAGATGCGTTAGAGGCTGTATTAGCGCGTGAAGGTTCTGAGCGCACGCACTTTTTACTCGAATCTTTAATCGAAAAAGCCCGCCGTTCTGGTACTTATTTACCTTTCAGTGCCAATACCGCATATGTCAATACCATTCCCCGCCATTTGGAGGAACACAGTCCGGGTGATGCAGCCCTAGAGTGGAATATCCGCTCTCTGATTCGCTGGAACGCCCTAGCAATGGTCGTTCGTGCTAATCGCAAAACAACAGAATTAGGCGGACATATCGCCAGCTTTGCATCTTCCGCGACTTTGTACGATGTTGGTTTTAATCATTTCTTTCACGCCCCATCCAGTCAACACGGTGGCGATTTAGTTTATATTCAAGGACACACCGCGCCCGGTGTTTATGCTCGCGCCTTTTTAGAAGGACGTTTAACTGAAGAAAATCTGGAAGCCTTCCGTCAAGAAATCACTTCCGAGCATGGTTTATCCTCTTATCCACACCCTTGGCTCATGCCTGATTTTTGGCAATTTCCCACTGTTTCTATGGGCTTAAGTCCCTTAATGGCGATTTATCAAGCCCGCTTTATGAAATACCTGCATGACCGTGGCTTAAGCAATAATGAAGGGCGCAAAGTCTGGGCATTCATGGGCGATGGCGAAATGGACGAGCCTGAATCTTTAGGCGCGATTTCTCTTGCAGGACGGGAAAAACTCGACAACCTCGTTTTTGTCGTCAATTGTAACTTACAACGCTTAGATGGCCCTGTACGCGGTAACGGCAAAATTATTCAAGAGTTAGAAGCAGATTTCCGTGGCTCAGGTTGGAACGTCATTAAAGTCATTTGGGGGTCTTATTGGGACCCACTTTTTGCAATGGACACCGATGGTTTACTCGTCAAATTGATGGAAGAAACCGTCGACGGCGAATATCAGAATTACAAAGCCAAAGGCGGTGCTTATACCCGCGAACATTTCTTCGGTAAGTATCCAAAACTCAAAGAAATGGTTGCTAATATGAGCGATGACGATATATGGCGACTCAATCGCGGTGGTCACGACCCGCACAAAGTCTATGCCGCTTATGCAGCCGCGACCAAACACACGGGACAACCCACCGTTATTCTTGCCAAAACCATTAAAGGCTACGGCATGGGCGGTGCAGGCGAAGCCCAAAATATCACCCACCAACAGAAAAAAATGGGTACGGAAGAGCTGAAAGAATTCCGTGACCGTTTCAATATTCCCATTCCTGACGACAAAATTGCTGACGCGCCGTTCTATCGCCCCGCCGAAGACAGTCCCGAAATGCAATACCTCAAAGCCCGACGCGAAGCCCTTGGCGGTTATCTCCCCGCCCGTCGACGCAACGCAACCCCGCTCGAAGTGCCAGAACTCAACGCCTTTGAAAGCGTCTTACAAGGCAGTGGCGAGCGCGAACAATCCACAACCATGGCATTTGTCCGCCTCCTTACCATCCTCACCCGCGATAAAAATCTGGGTAAATACATTGTGCCTATCGTCCCCGACGAATCGCGTACATTCGGCATGGAAGGCATGTTCCGCCAACTCGGCATTTACTCCTCCGAAGGGCAAAAATACAGCCCCCAAGATGCCGACCAAATCATGTTTTATCGAGAAGATAAACAAGGGCAAATTCTACAAGAAGGTATCAACGAAGCAGGCGCGTTCTCCTCATGGATAGCCGCAGGCACTGCCTACAGTAATCATGGCATCAACATGATACCCTTCTATATCTTCTACTCCATGTTCGGCTTCCAACGCATTGGCGACCTCGCATGGGCAGCGGGCGACATCCAAGCCCGTGGCTTCCTCATTGGCGGTACATCAGGACGCACCACCCTTGCAGGCGAAGGCTTACAACACCAAGACGGACACAGTCACCTGATGGCGGAAACCATCCCCAACTGCGTCACCTACGACCCTACTTATGGCTATGAACTCGCCGTTATCGTCCAAGACGGTTTACGGCGCATGTACAAAGACCAAGAAAACATTTTCTACTACATCACCACCTTAAACGAAAACTACCCACAACCTGCCATGCCTGCCAACCTCGACACCACTGGCATCCTCAAAGGCATGTACCTACTCAAAGAAAGCGACGTTAAGAAAAAAGGCACGAAAAAAGTCCAACTGCTCGGATGTGGCTCAATCCTGCGTGAAGTCATCGCAGGCGCAGAACTCCTCGCCCAAGACTTCGGCATACACGCTGATATCTGGAGCGTCCCCAGCGTCACCGAACTCCGTCGTGACGGCTTAGATGTACAACGCTGGAACAACCTCCACCCTGAACAAAAACCCAAACAAGCCTACATCAGCCAATGCCTAGAAGGACGTGCAGGCCCTGTTGTTATCGCCACCGACTACATGAAACTCTTCGGCGACCAACTCCGCCCCTTCATCAGCCAACCCTACTACGTACTAGGCACTGACGGCTTTGGACGTAGCGACCGACGCACCGCCCTCCGCGCCTTCTTCGAAGTCGACCGCTACTACGTCGCCATCACCGCCTTAAAAGGACTCGCCGACATGGGCGATATACCCGTCAGCAAGGTTACAGAAGCCATACAAAAATACGGCATCAACCCCGACAAACCCAACCCAACGACGGTATAA
- a CDS encoding P-loop NTPase family protein, with protein sequence MKNIHFIGGEKGGVGKSVVARLLAQYCIDNDLSFIGHDSDRSHGTFSRFYADYASPMSVDEYSQLDELIEDMLNQEDSRILVDLAAQTIHPLCRWIEDSELLELCKEQEIKLTFWHVMDGSKDSVILLEELLDKFGDSVNYVVVLNHGRGQPFDIFNASPIKQRMLMLGATLMELRALQSSTMQKIDKANASFWNAIHLKENGLGFVEQRRVKVWLADAYLSFKSIEV encoded by the coding sequence ATGAAAAATATCCATTTTATTGGTGGAGAAAAAGGCGGTGTGGGTAAATCCGTCGTTGCCAGACTGTTAGCACAGTATTGTATTGATAATGATTTATCGTTTATTGGGCACGATAGCGACCGCTCACATGGCACATTTAGCCGTTTTTATGCAGATTATGCCTCACCGATGAGCGTTGACGAATATTCTCAATTAGATGAATTGATTGAGGATATGTTAAATCAAGAAGATAGTCGTATTCTGGTTGATTTAGCCGCACAAACGATTCACCCATTATGCCGTTGGATAGAAGACAGTGAATTGTTGGAATTATGCAAAGAGCAGGAAATTAAGCTGACTTTTTGGCATGTGATGGATGGTAGCAAGGATTCTGTGATTTTATTGGAAGAGTTGTTGGACAAATTTGGCGATAGTGTCAATTATGTTGTGGTATTAAATCATGGACGTGGGCAACCCTTTGATATTTTTAATGCGTCTCCCATCAAACAGCGGATGTTAATGCTCGGCGCGACCTTGATGGAATTGCGGGCTTTACAAAGCAGCACCATGCAAAAAATTGACAAAGCCAATGCCAGTTTTTGGAATGCCATTCATTTAAAAGAAAATGGTTTAGGATTTGTCGAACAACGTCGTGTAAAAGTGTGGCTTGCGGATGCTTATCTGTCGTTTAAATCGATAGAGGTTTAG